In Aquila chrysaetos chrysaetos chromosome 17, bAquChr1.4, whole genome shotgun sequence, one genomic interval encodes:
- the LOC115352854 gene encoding homeobox protein NANOG-like has product MCAHLALPPYQPYPSGTGMGYLEFYWNSAGEAGHTPTPGGPAAAAGASQSPEVGGKRQMAEVSPASSSSGNFSQFTPDSATSPHSASSSPQPTAKSQKGREDGMEGVRKAKSRTAFSKEQLQTLHQRFQSQKYLSPQQIRELAAALGLTYKQVKTWFQNRRMKLKRCQKHSLWTERAQCLTQGGFQPSTYLDVHPKFHQGYPITAANNIQTVPPPRQHYGAGQNAYTIVTSEDGGVFGKGGGTCSVQQTVGFIAQHKVDFYHSCPGSVEYPSTKAGDGCNFHHSATMGAPFPTAAGHHLYHS; this is encoded by the exons ATGTGTGCGCACTTGGCTCTGCCCCCCTACCAGCCTTACCCCAGCGGGACCGGCATGGGGTACCTGGAATTTTACTGGAACTCGGCGGGGGAGGCAGGACATACCCCCACCCCGGGTGGGCCAGCGGCAGCCGCCGGTGCCAGCCAGTCTCCGGAGGTAGGAGGGAAGAGGCAGATGGCAG aagtaTCCCCAGCTTCGTCCAGTTCTGGGAATTTCAGCCAATTCACACCAGATTCAGCCACCAGTCCACATTCGGCATCCTCGTCCCCACAGCCTACGGCTAAGTCTCAGAAGGGCAGAGAAGATGGCATGGAGGGGGTGAGGAAAGCCAAGAGCCGCACGGCTTTCTCCAAGGAGCAGCTGCAAACCCTGCACCAGCGGTTCCAGAGCCAGAAGTACCTCAGCCCCCAGCAGATCCGGGAGCTGGCTGCCGCCCTGGGGCTCACCTACAAGCAG GTGAAGACTTGGTTCCAGAACCGGAGGATGAAGCTGAAAAGGTGCCAGAAGCATAGCCTGTGGACTGAACGGGCTCAGTGCCTCACGCAA GGTGGTTTCCAGCCAAGTACTTACCTGGACGTGCACCCCAAGTTCCACCAGGGCTACCCCATCACTGCAGCCAACAACATCCAAACCGTGCCTCCCCCCCGTCAGCACTACGGAGCAGGGCAGAACGCTTACACGATCGTGACCAGTGAGGATGGAGGAGTCTTTGGCAAAGGTGGGGGCACCTGCAGCGTCCAGCAGACGGTGGGCTTCATTGCCCAGCACAAAGTAGACTTTTACCACAGCTGTCCTGGCAGCGTGGAATATCCGAGCACAAAGGCAGGTGACGGCTGTAACTTTCACCACTCGGCCACCATGGGGGCTCCTTTCCCAACCGCTGCTGGCCACCATCTCTATCATTCCTAG